Proteins found in one Populus alba chromosome 14, ASM523922v2, whole genome shotgun sequence genomic segment:
- the LOC118041029 gene encoding uncharacterized protein isoform X1, with the protein MIAVTTTELDERQGEPLLHNPRSLSNEEEEDITNTPSTSASNASPPPTQRLLSLDVFRGLTVALMILVDDAGGAFPCINHSPWFGVTLADFVMPFFLFVVGVSISLVFKSRVICVTKQKVSSKPMATKKVILRTFKLFLLGLLLQGGYFHGRHDLTYGVDVGKIRWMGVLQRISIGYLFAAMSEIWLVDRITVDSPMAFVKKYYIQWMVAFLFCTFYMCLLYGLYVPDWEFEVPSTNLFGYEFGTKIVNCGVKGSLEPPCNAIGLIDRFFLGEHHLYQHPVYRRTKHCSVNSPDYGPLPPNSPGWCLAPFDPEGILSSLMAAITCFLGLQFGHILVHFKGHMQRLCLWSVCSFIILITGYVFELLGVPLCKPLYTLSYMCITAGASGLALTIIFYIVDVKHFRKPTMILQWMGMNALIIYALAACDLFPAAIQGFYWGSPENNLVDDTESLFQVMLHSKKWGTLVFVIVEILFWGLVAGFLHLKGIYVRL; encoded by the exons ATGATCGCAGTTACGACAACAGAATTAGATGAACGACAAGGAGAACCCCTTCTACACAATCCCCGTTCGCTTtccaatgaagaagaagaagatatcaCCAACACGCCTTCAACCTCAGCATCCAACGCATCGCCACCACCAACTCAACGCCTCCTTTCTCTCGACGTTTTCCGTGGCCTTACCGTCGCT CTCATGATTTTAGTTGATGATGCTGGTGGAGCTTTTCCTTGTATTAATCACTCTCCGTGGTTTGGTGTGACGCTTGCCGATTTTGTGATGCCTTTTTTCCTCTTTGTTGTTGGTGTCTCTATCAGTTTAGTTTTTAAG TCGCGAGTAATTTGTGTCACCAAGCAGAAAGTATCTAGCAAACCAATGGCCACAAAGAAAGTCATACTGAGGACTTTCAAACTATTTCTTTTGGGATTATTGTTGCAAG GTGGGTATTTCCATGGACGCCACGATTTAACATACGGGGTTGATGTGGGCAAGATACGTTGGATGGGCGTGCTACAG AGGATATCCATTGGATATCTCTTTGCTGCAATGTCAGAGATCTGGCTTGTGGACAGGATCACGGTCGACTCACCTATGGCTTTTGTGAAGAAATACTACATCCAATG gATGGTTGCTTTCTTATTTTGCACATTTTACATGTGCTTGCTGTATGGCCTTTATGTTCCAGACTGGGAATTCGAAGTTCCAAGCACAAATCTGTTTGGATATGAATTCGGTACTAAAATT GTGAATTGTGGAGTGAAGGGCAGTCTTGAACCTCCTTGTAATGCAATTGGTCTGATTGACCGATTTTTTCTTGGTGAACATCATCTATATCAACATCCTGTGTATAGAAGAACAAAG CATTGTAGTGTTAATTCTCCCGACTATGGACCTCTGCCACCAAATTCACCTGGGTGGTGCCTTGCTCCATTTGACCCAGAGGGCATCTTGAG TTCTTTGATGGCTGCTATTACATGTTTTCTTGGATTGCAGTTTGGTCATATCCTTGTTCATTTCAAG GGCCACATGCAAAGGCTGTGTTTGTGGTCTGTGTGCTCTTTCATCATACTAATTACTGGATATGTTTTTGAACTTCTGG GCGTTCCTCTTTGTAAACCATTATATACATTGAGCTATATGTGCATTACAGCTGGAGCATCAGGCTTGGCCTTAACGATCATCTTTTATATA GTTGATGTCAAGCATTTTAGAAAGCCCACGATGATACTTCAGTGGATGGGAATGAATGCACTCATCATTTATGCGCTGGCTGCCTGTGACCTTTTCCCAGCAGCCATTCAAGGTTTCTATTGGGGTTCACCAGAAAACAACTTG GTTGATGATACAGAATCGCTGTTCCAAGTCATGCTCCATTCAAAGAAGTGGGGCACCCTTGTTTTTGTAATTGTGGAGATTTTATTCTGGGGCCTTGTGGCTGGTTTCCTACACTTGAAAGGCATTTATGTGAGACTCTGA
- the LOC118041029 gene encoding uncharacterized protein isoform X2 — protein MIAVTTTELDERQGEPLLHNPRSLSNEEEEDITNTPSTSASNASPPPTQRLLSLDVFRGLTVALMILVDDAGGAFPCINHSPWFGVTLADFVMPFFLFVVGVSISLVFKSRVICVTKQKVSSKPMATKKVILRTFKLFLLGLLLQGGYFHGRHDLTYGVDVGKIRWMGVLQRISIGYLFAAMSEIWLVDRITVDSPMAFVKKYYIQWMVAFLFCTFYMCLLYGLYVPDWEFEVPSTNLFGYEFGTKIVNCGVKGSLEPPCNAIGLIDRFFLGEHHLYQHPVYRRTKHCSVNSPDYGPLPPNSPGWCLAPFDPEGILSSLMAAITCFLGLQFGHILVHFKGHMQRLCLWSVCSFIILITGYVFELLGVPLCKPLYTLSYMCITAGASGLALTIIFYIVDVKHFRKPTMILQWMGMNALIIYALAACDLFPAAIQGFYWGSPENNLVDDTESLFQVMLHSKKWGTLVFVIVEILFWGLVAGFLHLKGIY, from the exons ATGATCGCAGTTACGACAACAGAATTAGATGAACGACAAGGAGAACCCCTTCTACACAATCCCCGTTCGCTTtccaatgaagaagaagaagatatcaCCAACACGCCTTCAACCTCAGCATCCAACGCATCGCCACCACCAACTCAACGCCTCCTTTCTCTCGACGTTTTCCGTGGCCTTACCGTCGCT CTCATGATTTTAGTTGATGATGCTGGTGGAGCTTTTCCTTGTATTAATCACTCTCCGTGGTTTGGTGTGACGCTTGCCGATTTTGTGATGCCTTTTTTCCTCTTTGTTGTTGGTGTCTCTATCAGTTTAGTTTTTAAG TCGCGAGTAATTTGTGTCACCAAGCAGAAAGTATCTAGCAAACCAATGGCCACAAAGAAAGTCATACTGAGGACTTTCAAACTATTTCTTTTGGGATTATTGTTGCAAG GTGGGTATTTCCATGGACGCCACGATTTAACATACGGGGTTGATGTGGGCAAGATACGTTGGATGGGCGTGCTACAG AGGATATCCATTGGATATCTCTTTGCTGCAATGTCAGAGATCTGGCTTGTGGACAGGATCACGGTCGACTCACCTATGGCTTTTGTGAAGAAATACTACATCCAATG gATGGTTGCTTTCTTATTTTGCACATTTTACATGTGCTTGCTGTATGGCCTTTATGTTCCAGACTGGGAATTCGAAGTTCCAAGCACAAATCTGTTTGGATATGAATTCGGTACTAAAATT GTGAATTGTGGAGTGAAGGGCAGTCTTGAACCTCCTTGTAATGCAATTGGTCTGATTGACCGATTTTTTCTTGGTGAACATCATCTATATCAACATCCTGTGTATAGAAGAACAAAG CATTGTAGTGTTAATTCTCCCGACTATGGACCTCTGCCACCAAATTCACCTGGGTGGTGCCTTGCTCCATTTGACCCAGAGGGCATCTTGAG TTCTTTGATGGCTGCTATTACATGTTTTCTTGGATTGCAGTTTGGTCATATCCTTGTTCATTTCAAG GGCCACATGCAAAGGCTGTGTTTGTGGTCTGTGTGCTCTTTCATCATACTAATTACTGGATATGTTTTTGAACTTCTGG GCGTTCCTCTTTGTAAACCATTATATACATTGAGCTATATGTGCATTACAGCTGGAGCATCAGGCTTGGCCTTAACGATCATCTTTTATATA GTTGATGTCAAGCATTTTAGAAAGCCCACGATGATACTTCAGTGGATGGGAATGAATGCACTCATCATTTATGCGCTGGCTGCCTGTGACCTTTTCCCAGCAGCCATTCAAGGTTTCTATTGGGGTTCACCAGAAAACAACTTG GTTGATGATACAGAATCGCTGTTCCAAGTCATGCTCCATTCAAAGAAGTGGGGCACCCTTGTTTTTGTAATTGTGGAGATTTTATTCTGGGGCCTTGTGGCTGGTTTCCTACACTTGAAAGGCATTTAT TGA
- the LOC118041029 gene encoding uncharacterized protein isoform X4 → MPFFLFVVGVSISLVFKSRVICVTKQKVSSKPMATKKVILRTFKLFLLGLLLQGGYFHGRHDLTYGVDVGKIRWMGVLQRISIGYLFAAMSEIWLVDRITVDSPMAFVKKYYIQWMVAFLFCTFYMCLLYGLYVPDWEFEVPSTNLFGYEFGTKIVNCGVKGSLEPPCNAIGLIDRFFLGEHHLYQHPVYRRTKHCSVNSPDYGPLPPNSPGWCLAPFDPEGILSSLMAAITCFLGLQFGHILVHFKGHMQRLCLWSVCSFIILITGYVFELLGVPLCKPLYTLSYMCITAGASGLALTIIFYIVDVKHFRKPTMILQWMGMNALIIYALAACDLFPAAIQGFYWGSPENNLVDDTESLFQVMLHSKKWGTLVFVIVEILFWGLVAGFLHLKGIYVRL, encoded by the exons ATGCCTTTTTTCCTCTTTGTTGTTGGTGTCTCTATCAGTTTAGTTTTTAAG TCGCGAGTAATTTGTGTCACCAAGCAGAAAGTATCTAGCAAACCAATGGCCACAAAGAAAGTCATACTGAGGACTTTCAAACTATTTCTTTTGGGATTATTGTTGCAAG GTGGGTATTTCCATGGACGCCACGATTTAACATACGGGGTTGATGTGGGCAAGATACGTTGGATGGGCGTGCTACAG AGGATATCCATTGGATATCTCTTTGCTGCAATGTCAGAGATCTGGCTTGTGGACAGGATCACGGTCGACTCACCTATGGCTTTTGTGAAGAAATACTACATCCAATG gATGGTTGCTTTCTTATTTTGCACATTTTACATGTGCTTGCTGTATGGCCTTTATGTTCCAGACTGGGAATTCGAAGTTCCAAGCACAAATCTGTTTGGATATGAATTCGGTACTAAAATT GTGAATTGTGGAGTGAAGGGCAGTCTTGAACCTCCTTGTAATGCAATTGGTCTGATTGACCGATTTTTTCTTGGTGAACATCATCTATATCAACATCCTGTGTATAGAAGAACAAAG CATTGTAGTGTTAATTCTCCCGACTATGGACCTCTGCCACCAAATTCACCTGGGTGGTGCCTTGCTCCATTTGACCCAGAGGGCATCTTGAG TTCTTTGATGGCTGCTATTACATGTTTTCTTGGATTGCAGTTTGGTCATATCCTTGTTCATTTCAAG GGCCACATGCAAAGGCTGTGTTTGTGGTCTGTGTGCTCTTTCATCATACTAATTACTGGATATGTTTTTGAACTTCTGG GCGTTCCTCTTTGTAAACCATTATATACATTGAGCTATATGTGCATTACAGCTGGAGCATCAGGCTTGGCCTTAACGATCATCTTTTATATA GTTGATGTCAAGCATTTTAGAAAGCCCACGATGATACTTCAGTGGATGGGAATGAATGCACTCATCATTTATGCGCTGGCTGCCTGTGACCTTTTCCCAGCAGCCATTCAAGGTTTCTATTGGGGTTCACCAGAAAACAACTTG GTTGATGATACAGAATCGCTGTTCCAAGTCATGCTCCATTCAAAGAAGTGGGGCACCCTTGTTTTTGTAATTGTGGAGATTTTATTCTGGGGCCTTGTGGCTGGTTTCCTACACTTGAAAGGCATTTATGTGAGACTCTGA
- the LOC118041029 gene encoding uncharacterized protein isoform X3, with protein sequence MIAVTTTELDERQGEPLLHNPRSLSNEEEEDITNTPSTSASNASPPPTQRLLSLDVFRGLTVALMILVDDAGGAFPCINHSPWFGVTLADFVMPFFLFVVGVSISLVFKKVSSKPMATKKVILRTFKLFLLGLLLQGGYFHGRHDLTYGVDVGKIRWMGVLQRISIGYLFAAMSEIWLVDRITVDSPMAFVKKYYIQWMVAFLFCTFYMCLLYGLYVPDWEFEVPSTNLFGYEFGTKIVNCGVKGSLEPPCNAIGLIDRFFLGEHHLYQHPVYRRTKHCSVNSPDYGPLPPNSPGWCLAPFDPEGILSSLMAAITCFLGLQFGHILVHFKGHMQRLCLWSVCSFIILITGYVFELLGVPLCKPLYTLSYMCITAGASGLALTIIFYIVDVKHFRKPTMILQWMGMNALIIYALAACDLFPAAIQGFYWGSPENNLVDDTESLFQVMLHSKKWGTLVFVIVEILFWGLVAGFLHLKGIYVRL encoded by the exons ATGATCGCAGTTACGACAACAGAATTAGATGAACGACAAGGAGAACCCCTTCTACACAATCCCCGTTCGCTTtccaatgaagaagaagaagatatcaCCAACACGCCTTCAACCTCAGCATCCAACGCATCGCCACCACCAACTCAACGCCTCCTTTCTCTCGACGTTTTCCGTGGCCTTACCGTCGCT CTCATGATTTTAGTTGATGATGCTGGTGGAGCTTTTCCTTGTATTAATCACTCTCCGTGGTTTGGTGTGACGCTTGCCGATTTTGTGATGCCTTTTTTCCTCTTTGTTGTTGGTGTCTCTATCAGTTTAGTTTTTAAG AAAGTATCTAGCAAACCAATGGCCACAAAGAAAGTCATACTGAGGACTTTCAAACTATTTCTTTTGGGATTATTGTTGCAAG GTGGGTATTTCCATGGACGCCACGATTTAACATACGGGGTTGATGTGGGCAAGATACGTTGGATGGGCGTGCTACAG AGGATATCCATTGGATATCTCTTTGCTGCAATGTCAGAGATCTGGCTTGTGGACAGGATCACGGTCGACTCACCTATGGCTTTTGTGAAGAAATACTACATCCAATG gATGGTTGCTTTCTTATTTTGCACATTTTACATGTGCTTGCTGTATGGCCTTTATGTTCCAGACTGGGAATTCGAAGTTCCAAGCACAAATCTGTTTGGATATGAATTCGGTACTAAAATT GTGAATTGTGGAGTGAAGGGCAGTCTTGAACCTCCTTGTAATGCAATTGGTCTGATTGACCGATTTTTTCTTGGTGAACATCATCTATATCAACATCCTGTGTATAGAAGAACAAAG CATTGTAGTGTTAATTCTCCCGACTATGGACCTCTGCCACCAAATTCACCTGGGTGGTGCCTTGCTCCATTTGACCCAGAGGGCATCTTGAG TTCTTTGATGGCTGCTATTACATGTTTTCTTGGATTGCAGTTTGGTCATATCCTTGTTCATTTCAAG GGCCACATGCAAAGGCTGTGTTTGTGGTCTGTGTGCTCTTTCATCATACTAATTACTGGATATGTTTTTGAACTTCTGG GCGTTCCTCTTTGTAAACCATTATATACATTGAGCTATATGTGCATTACAGCTGGAGCATCAGGCTTGGCCTTAACGATCATCTTTTATATA GTTGATGTCAAGCATTTTAGAAAGCCCACGATGATACTTCAGTGGATGGGAATGAATGCACTCATCATTTATGCGCTGGCTGCCTGTGACCTTTTCCCAGCAGCCATTCAAGGTTTCTATTGGGGTTCACCAGAAAACAACTTG GTTGATGATACAGAATCGCTGTTCCAAGTCATGCTCCATTCAAAGAAGTGGGGCACCCTTGTTTTTGTAATTGTGGAGATTTTATTCTGGGGCCTTGTGGCTGGTTTCCTACACTTGAAAGGCATTTATGTGAGACTCTGA
- the LOC118041029 gene encoding uncharacterized protein isoform X5: MPFFLFVVGVSISLVFKKVSSKPMATKKVILRTFKLFLLGLLLQGGYFHGRHDLTYGVDVGKIRWMGVLQRISIGYLFAAMSEIWLVDRITVDSPMAFVKKYYIQWMVAFLFCTFYMCLLYGLYVPDWEFEVPSTNLFGYEFGTKIVNCGVKGSLEPPCNAIGLIDRFFLGEHHLYQHPVYRRTKHCSVNSPDYGPLPPNSPGWCLAPFDPEGILSSLMAAITCFLGLQFGHILVHFKGHMQRLCLWSVCSFIILITGYVFELLGVPLCKPLYTLSYMCITAGASGLALTIIFYIVDVKHFRKPTMILQWMGMNALIIYALAACDLFPAAIQGFYWGSPENNLVDDTESLFQVMLHSKKWGTLVFVIVEILFWGLVAGFLHLKGIYVRL, encoded by the exons ATGCCTTTTTTCCTCTTTGTTGTTGGTGTCTCTATCAGTTTAGTTTTTAAG AAAGTATCTAGCAAACCAATGGCCACAAAGAAAGTCATACTGAGGACTTTCAAACTATTTCTTTTGGGATTATTGTTGCAAG GTGGGTATTTCCATGGACGCCACGATTTAACATACGGGGTTGATGTGGGCAAGATACGTTGGATGGGCGTGCTACAG AGGATATCCATTGGATATCTCTTTGCTGCAATGTCAGAGATCTGGCTTGTGGACAGGATCACGGTCGACTCACCTATGGCTTTTGTGAAGAAATACTACATCCAATG gATGGTTGCTTTCTTATTTTGCACATTTTACATGTGCTTGCTGTATGGCCTTTATGTTCCAGACTGGGAATTCGAAGTTCCAAGCACAAATCTGTTTGGATATGAATTCGGTACTAAAATT GTGAATTGTGGAGTGAAGGGCAGTCTTGAACCTCCTTGTAATGCAATTGGTCTGATTGACCGATTTTTTCTTGGTGAACATCATCTATATCAACATCCTGTGTATAGAAGAACAAAG CATTGTAGTGTTAATTCTCCCGACTATGGACCTCTGCCACCAAATTCACCTGGGTGGTGCCTTGCTCCATTTGACCCAGAGGGCATCTTGAG TTCTTTGATGGCTGCTATTACATGTTTTCTTGGATTGCAGTTTGGTCATATCCTTGTTCATTTCAAG GGCCACATGCAAAGGCTGTGTTTGTGGTCTGTGTGCTCTTTCATCATACTAATTACTGGATATGTTTTTGAACTTCTGG GCGTTCCTCTTTGTAAACCATTATATACATTGAGCTATATGTGCATTACAGCTGGAGCATCAGGCTTGGCCTTAACGATCATCTTTTATATA GTTGATGTCAAGCATTTTAGAAAGCCCACGATGATACTTCAGTGGATGGGAATGAATGCACTCATCATTTATGCGCTGGCTGCCTGTGACCTTTTCCCAGCAGCCATTCAAGGTTTCTATTGGGGTTCACCAGAAAACAACTTG GTTGATGATACAGAATCGCTGTTCCAAGTCATGCTCCATTCAAAGAAGTGGGGCACCCTTGTTTTTGTAATTGTGGAGATTTTATTCTGGGGCCTTGTGGCTGGTTTCCTACACTTGAAAGGCATTTATGTGAGACTCTGA